One Bacillota bacterium DNA segment encodes these proteins:
- a CDS encoding stalk domain-containing protein: MTLKTFFLRITLVLLLLSLCTPLYAWAVTDRDRADRAAQSACSYLLAKEKKDGPLMSWSYISLALAGEDLSKTMAEQAAREQEDLAFESGETNDYATLIFLLLATGGDPRNCRGHDLLEEIEDSQQPGGKYPDNVKQGGERLVNAHIWAVLALETACADASPEAEDKALQWLVSNQHTDGSFNWDAKSKDPDVDSTGMALMALGALGEDANSFAVKKAAAYLQNVQKESGGFESWGEENLESCGLAVNGLLSVGMDPLCPHWHKNNGDILDAILGYQLPDGGFSHTSGGRADEMATAQSVLALESIVHGSPFYAFMRNAFAKNDDAEERPEREVRFTVGRAGYSVRTGDNTRNETADAAPFVSGGRTYVPVRYLAAGIGVAAGDIVWDPGRNTVALSFEDTRVEMTVGDKRAAVNGETRLLDTPPLLKDGRVFLPARFVAEAFGYSVDWNASSQEVIIFK; this comes from the coding sequence ATGACCCTTAAGACCTTTTTCTTGAGGATAACACTGGTTTTGCTGCTCCTGTCGCTTTGCACCCCTCTTTACGCCTGGGCGGTCACCGACCGCGACCGGGCGGACCGTGCGGCGCAAAGCGCCTGTAGTTACCTTTTGGCGAAGGAGAAAAAGGACGGGCCCCTCATGTCCTGGAGCTATATTTCCCTGGCCTTGGCCGGGGAAGACCTGAGTAAAACCATGGCGGAGCAGGCGGCCCGGGAACAGGAAGACCTGGCCTTTGAGAGCGGGGAAACCAACGACTACGCCACCCTGATCTTTCTCCTGCTGGCTACCGGGGGCGATCCCCGGAACTGCCGGGGGCATGACCTGCTCGAGGAAATCGAAGACTCTCAGCAACCCGGCGGCAAGTATCCCGACAACGTGAAGCAAGGAGGAGAACGACTGGTCAACGCTCATATCTGGGCGGTCTTGGCCCTTGAAACCGCCTGCGCCGACGCAAGCCCTGAAGCCGAGGATAAAGCCCTGCAGTGGCTTGTCTCCAACCAGCACACCGACGGGTCTTTCAACTGGGACGCAAAAAGCAAGGATCCGGATGTGGACTCTACCGGGATGGCCCTGATGGCCCTGGGCGCTCTGGGAGAAGACGCAAACAGCTTTGCGGTTAAAAAGGCTGCAGCCTACCTTCAAAACGTTCAGAAGGAAAGCGGCGGCTTCGAATCCTGGGGTGAAGAAAACCTCGAAAGCTGCGGTTTAGCCGTAAACGGATTGTTATCCGTCGGAATGGACCCCCTTTGTCCTCACTGGCACAAAAATAACGGTGATATCCTCGACGCGATTTTAGGATACCAGCTTCCGGACGGTGGTTTTTCGCACACAAGCGGCGGCAGGGCCGATGAAATGGCTACCGCGCAAAGTGTATTAGCCTTGGAGAGCATCGTACACGGTTCACCCTTCTATGCCTTTATGAGAAACGCTTTCGCGAAAAACGATGATGCGGAAGAGCGACCGGAGCGCGAGGTCCGCTTTACGGTCGGCAGGGCCGGATACAGCGTACGCACCGGCGATAATACCCGCAATGAAACGGCGGACGCCGCCCCGTTCGTATCCGGCGGCCGAACTTACGTTCCCGTACGCTACCTGGCCGCAGGTATCGGTGTCGCCGCCGGGGATATTGTCTGGGATCCCGGTAGAAATACGGTGGCGCTGTCTTTTGAAGACACAAGGGTCGAGATGACCGTCGGGGATAAACGCGCCGCCGTTAACGGCGAAACCCGCCTGTTGGATACGCCCCCGCTCCTTAAGGACGGGCGGGTCTTCCTTCCGGCCCGCTTTGTGGCCGAGGCCTTCGGGTATTCCGTTGATTGGAACGCGTCCAGCCAAGAGGTTATAATCTTTAAGTAA
- a CDS encoding DUF4430 domain-containing protein — protein sequence MGTKSSSKWHWPVLLVILLVLFGSLAFAGKLRPPVGPGPVTRPENTSGPDAVEQSRKVAKQPAANVLRAAPVPSPAETGRPASPLPAKTAVKEPGVTEPPPVINKAEDTSAAGTLVHVAVVGQNGESIFSPAPVSIRRDNRWGNTAVGALDATGLRYSMSPRYGSLVYSIAGQTNRGMSGWMYKVNEEICGTAATEKKVEAGDRVIWWYSASIDTPSPAWEELKSPESLNHG from the coding sequence ATGGGCACAAAATCATCATCCAAATGGCACTGGCCCGTTTTGCTGGTAATCCTGCTGGTTTTATTCGGTTCGCTCGCGTTTGCGGGCAAGTTGAGGCCGCCGGTTGGTCCGGGCCCCGTCACAAGACCGGAAAACACATCCGGACCGGATGCCGTCGAACAGAGCCGAAAAGTCGCAAAACAGCCGGCCGCCAACGTTCTCCGGGCTGCGCCCGTGCCTTCCCCGGCGGAAACAGGCCGGCCGGCGTCACCTTTACCGGCAAAGACAGCGGTTAAGGAACCGGGTGTTACAGAGCCTCCCCCTGTTATAAACAAGGCTGAAGACACCTCCGCCGCAGGAACCCTTGTTCATGTAGCCGTTGTCGGCCAAAACGGCGAAAGCATCTTTTCCCCGGCGCCGGTAAGCATCAGGCGGGATAACAGGTGGGGCAATACCGCCGTGGGAGCCCTGGATGCCACCGGCCTGCGATACAGCATGAGCCCGAGGTACGGGAGCCTCGTCTACAGCATCGCCGGGCAGACAAACAGGGGGATGAGCGGCTGGATGTATAAAGTGAACGAAGAAATCTGCGGAACGGCGGCTACCGAGAAAAAGGTTGAAGCGGGAGACCGGGTCATCTGGTGGTACAGCGCGAGTATCGACACCCCGAGCCCGGCCTGGGAGGAATTAAAATCGCCGGAAAGCCTGAACCACGGATGA
- a CDS encoding S-layer homology domain-containing protein, with product MSNRKMKRRLFLSVLVALSVALVLAVSSPVAAHAGETAEILLQKTVDYYTYHHTSLEHWEEVVGLDNAGVEVDKAPWTLPSWDVDSLVPTSLTTDYAGIILGMLAAGQDPRDVSGRDIVQELASRQTDAGDFGAPVNQTIWAVIALDTATESYDTSNAVSFLISQQISGGGFALSGDAGDPDTTGMALIALAGHTEEPGVTNAVYNGKNFLHGAQLSTAGFGSPENVESIASVIRGLLACEEDITATTWQKDGRTMVHALIDHRLADNSFAHVAGGGSDPIATRQALIALGDLVKHNVSVDITSPGTEPGDGGSAAVKVRVEGASNSLAEETVTGCVYALDALKAAVGEENVTAPGGFVASILGESGLTGAAPGIDTYWMYYVIRNGEIEPSAFLQGAATYRIADGDEVVFYIGALDSSWAARTYFPAVTVNPPQPQEGQTVTFSVYAVKYDWGSGLSELTAEETAAVGEYTVTTDGSGFTTRDGEVTIPNVPAGELSFTVTNPNAGGYPDVVTYKGSVTVNPLPQVKVRVEGASNSLAEETVTGCVYALDALKAAVGEENVTAPGGFVASILGESGLTGAAPGIDTYWMYYVIRNGEIEPSAFLQGAATYRIADGDEVVFYIGALDSSWAARTYFPAVTVNPPQPQEGQTVTFSVYAVKYDWGSGLSELTAEETAAVGEYTVTTDGSGFTTRDGEVTIPNVPAGELSFTVTNPNAGGYPDVVTYKGSVTVNPAGGGGSDGGTISVTIEVTGKNRETLYPFTAMNLPTGITALDALKATGLGVTHDGSGFVRAINGIYNEGVEGWKYSINGHEPDVSAKSTILQNNDSMRWYWGSAYDSGPSSTEDISGNQGISPAVVAKPETHTINVPGIITSTADGRKSVLASVYTELLAQAAAGLESGGVVAIRVYAYDNIAAVEIRLPGGGLQALAGKDAVLELIAGDWTYILPLQALDWGKAASGSGVSGGDLYLAVEMSEPPAETQKAINKLAATGGRKLLAVPVEFRVWFSTPDGKRLEQNDFGGRFVLRSLPLFGGAVPEQATGVVVGPDGFYPVPTVFMDQGGKTCAWIRSNSNSIYTVIQQERSFRDLQNHWARRDIETMASKLVVHGVGGEDFDPDAALTRAQLTAMLVRALGLRERPGEAVPYKDVAAGAWYANPVEAAFAAELVKGTGDGRFAPEGPATRETLAALSVTVMRMAGQEPDMTAEEEKNLLASFKDGRETSPWAGSAVAEAVRSGVIKGYPDGTLRSKQIASRSEGVVVVKRLLETIEFI from the coding sequence ATGAGTAATAGAAAAATGAAAAGACGTTTATTTTTATCAGTTTTGGTTGCCTTGTCGGTAGCCCTGGTTTTGGCCGTCTCGTCCCCGGTCGCAGCCCATGCGGGAGAAACGGCGGAGATCCTGCTGCAAAAGACCGTTGATTATTATACTTATCACCATACCTCCCTCGAACACTGGGAGGAAGTCGTCGGCTTAGACAACGCGGGGGTTGAAGTCGACAAGGCGCCGTGGACGTTGCCGTCATGGGATGTTGACAGCCTGGTACCGACATCATTGACGACCGATTATGCAGGCATTATCCTTGGAATGCTGGCCGCGGGTCAGGACCCGAGGGACGTCAGCGGCCGCGATATCGTCCAGGAACTTGCGTCCAGGCAGACGGACGCCGGCGATTTCGGGGCGCCCGTTAACCAGACGATCTGGGCTGTTATCGCCCTGGACACGGCTACGGAAAGCTATGACACCTCCAATGCGGTTAGTTTCTTAATCAGTCAGCAAATATCCGGCGGGGGATTTGCTCTCTCCGGCGATGCCGGCGACCCGGATACCACCGGTATGGCGTTGATCGCCCTGGCGGGCCACACGGAAGAACCCGGTGTTACAAACGCCGTCTACAACGGAAAGAACTTCCTTCACGGCGCGCAGCTCTCCACCGCCGGCTTCGGCAGCCCGGAGAACGTTGAATCCATCGCCTCGGTTATCCGCGGGTTGTTAGCCTGCGAGGAGGATATAACCGCAACGACGTGGCAAAAGGACGGCCGTACCATGGTCCACGCCCTTATAGACCACCGCCTGGCGGACAACTCCTTTGCCCATGTGGCGGGCGGCGGCAGCGATCCCATCGCGACCCGGCAGGCTCTTATAGCCCTGGGCGACCTTGTTAAGCACAACGTTTCCGTCGACATTACAAGCCCGGGCACCGAGCCCGGCGACGGCGGGTCGGCCGCGGTAAAGGTGCGGGTGGAAGGCGCGTCGAACAGCCTTGCCGAAGAGACGGTCACCGGCTGCGTCTACGCGCTGGATGCGTTGAAAGCGGCGGTCGGTGAAGAGAACGTAACGGCGCCGGGAGGCTTTGTCGCAAGCATCCTGGGTGAAAGCGGCCTGACCGGGGCGGCGCCGGGTATCGACACCTACTGGATGTATTACGTGATACGCAACGGAGAGATCGAGCCGTCGGCCTTCCTGCAGGGGGCGGCCACTTACAGAATCGCCGACGGGGACGAGGTCGTGTTCTATATCGGCGCGCTCGATTCATCCTGGGCCGCCAGGACTTACTTTCCGGCAGTGACCGTAAACCCGCCGCAGCCGCAGGAAGGACAAACGGTTACCTTCAGCGTCTACGCGGTCAAGTATGACTGGGGCAGCGGCCTTTCCGAGCTTACCGCCGAAGAAACCGCCGCCGTAGGCGAGTACACGGTGACGACCGACGGCTCCGGCTTCACCACCCGGGACGGCGAGGTGACGATACCCAACGTACCGGCGGGGGAACTCAGCTTCACCGTAACCAACCCCAACGCCGGGGGGTACCCCGACGTGGTCACCTATAAGGGGAGCGTAACGGTCAACCCTCTTCCTCAGGTGAAAGTGCGGGTGGAAGGCGCGTCGAACAGCCTTGCCGAAGAGACGGTCACCGGCTGCGTCTACGCGCTGGATGCGTTGAAAGCGGCGGTCGGTGAAGAGAACGTAACGGCGCCGGGAGGCTTTGTCGCAAGCATCCTGGGTGAAAGCGGCCTGACCGGGGCGGCGCCGGGTATCGACACCTACTGGATGTATTACGTGATACGCAACGGAGAGATCGAGCCGTCGGCCTTCCTGCAGGGGGCGGCCACTTACAGAATCGCCGACGGGGACGAGGTCGTGTTCTATATCGGCGCGCTCGATTCATCCTGGGCCGCCAGGACTTACTTTCCGGCAGTGACCGTAAACCCGCCGCAGCCGCAGGAAGGACAAACGGTTACCTTCAGCGTCTACGCGGTCAAGTATGACTGGGGCAGCGGCCTTTCCGAGCTTACCGCCGAAGAAACCGCCGCCGTAGGCGAGTACACGGTGACGACCGACGGCTCCGGCTTCACCACCCGGGACGGCGAGGTGACGATACCCAACGTACCGGCGGGGGAACTCAGCTTCACCGTAACCAACCCCAACGCCGGGGGGTACCCCGACGTGGTCACCTATAAGGGGAGCGTAACGGTCAACCCTGCCGGCGGCGGGGGCTCCGACGGCGGCACAATCAGCGTTACGATCGAAGTCACCGGTAAAAACCGGGAGACGCTTTACCCCTTTACAGCGATGAATCTCCCCACCGGGATCACGGCCCTTGACGCCCTGAAGGCGACCGGCCTCGGCGTAACACATGACGGCAGCGGCTTTGTAAGGGCCATAAACGGTATTTATAACGAAGGCGTCGAAGGCTGGAAATATAGCATCAACGGCCATGAACCCGACGTTTCGGCCAAAAGCACGATTCTCCAGAATAACGACAGCATGCGCTGGTACTGGGGCAGCGCCTATGATTCCGGACCATCTTCGACAGAAGACATCTCCGGCAACCAAGGAATCAGCCCGGCGGTAGTCGCGAAGCCCGAAACGCACACTATCAACGTTCCCGGCATTATCACTTCAACCGCCGACGGACGCAAGTCGGTGCTGGCTTCGGTATATACGGAACTCCTGGCGCAAGCCGCGGCAGGTCTTGAAAGCGGGGGTGTCGTTGCTATCCGCGTTTACGCTTACGATAATATAGCCGCAGTCGAAATCCGGTTACCCGGCGGCGGTCTTCAAGCCCTGGCCGGTAAAGATGCGGTTCTCGAACTGATTGCGGGGGATTGGACTTACATTCTTCCTTTACAGGCGCTTGATTGGGGAAAAGCCGCTTCCGGCTCGGGGGTAAGCGGTGGCGATCTTTATCTCGCCGTTGAGATGAGTGAACCGCCGGCGGAAACACAGAAGGCAATCAATAAGCTGGCTGCCACGGGCGGCCGGAAACTTCTTGCTGTCCCGGTGGAGTTCCGGGTCTGGTTTTCAACCCCGGACGGAAAACGTTTGGAACAGAACGACTTCGGCGGCCGTTTTGTGCTCCGGTCGCTGCCGCTCTTCGGCGGCGCAGTTCCCGAACAGGCCACGGGAGTGGTGGTCGGACCGGATGGTTTTTACCCGGTGCCGACGGTATTTATGGATCAGGGCGGCAAAACCTGCGCCTGGATTCGAAGCAACAGCAACTCCATTTATACCGTGATACAGCAGGAACGGTCTTTCCGTGATCTTCAGAATCATTGGGCGCGCCGGGATATCGAAACCATGGCCTCCAAACTGGTCGTACACGGAGTCGGCGGGGAAGATTTTGACCCTGATGCGGCGTTGACAAGGGCCCAATTAACCGCGATGCTGGTCAGGGCGCTGGGGCTCAGGGAGCGCCCGGGAGAAGCCGTCCCTTATAAGGATGTGGCAGCCGGCGCCTGGTACGCGAACCCCGTGGAAGCAGCCTTCGCCGCCGAGCTGGTCAAGGGGACCGGTGACGGGCGGTTCGCGCCGGAAGGACCGGCAACCCGGGAAACGCTTGCCGCCCTATCGGTGACGGTGATGAGGATGGCCGGTCAGGAACCGGACATGACGGCGGAAGAAGAGAAAAACCTGCTTGCATCCTTCAAGGACGGCCGGGAGACTTCACCGTGGGCCGGGTCGGCGGTGGCCGAAGCCGTCAGGTCAGGCGTGATCAAAGGCTACCCCGATGGAACGCTTAGGAGCAAACAGATAGCCAGCCGGTCCGAAGGGGTCGTGGTGGTAAAACGTCTGCTTGAAACGATCGAGTTTATCTAG
- a CDS encoding sigma-70 family RNA polymerase sigma factor, whose translation MAERSTPGRGKTVDHRPAGAAEPSDGSFDEVYRVFYDRLVRHLAYLIGDRGAAEEVAQETFLKLYTVPPPTRENLAGWLHRVGARIAFNYLRGEKRRQKWEERADGLPGEVIPLEEGLWRQETVRTVRKVLNGMPERYRMALLLRQSGMTYQEIARILGVSAGSVGTILVRAQRMFLERYNPRKGEES comes from the coding sequence ATGGCTGAAAGAAGCACGCCCGGCCGGGGGAAAACGGTTGATCATCGTCCGGCCGGCGCGGCTGAACCGTCAGACGGATCTTTTGATGAGGTATACCGGGTCTTTTACGACCGTCTTGTCAGGCATCTTGCTTACCTGATCGGGGACAGGGGAGCGGCCGAAGAGGTCGCTCAGGAAACCTTTCTAAAGCTTTATACGGTGCCGCCTCCCACGCGGGAGAACCTGGCCGGGTGGCTGCACCGCGTCGGCGCCCGGATTGCGTTCAACTACCTGCGGGGTGAGAAGCGGAGGCAAAAGTGGGAGGAGCGGGCGGACGGCCTGCCGGGGGAAGTGATCCCCCTTGAGGAAGGCTTGTGGCGGCAGGAAACGGTCAGGACGGTACGAAAGGTTCTGAACGGGATGCCGGAGCGGTACCGCATGGCTCTGCTCCTGCGCCAAAGCGGGATGACCTACCAGGAGATCGCCCGTATACTGGGGGTCTCCGCGGGATCCGTCGGGACCATTCTGGTCCGTGCCCAGCGCATGTTCCTGGAACGGTACAACCCGCGAAAGGGGGAAGAAAGCTGA
- a CDS encoding zf-HC2 domain-containing protein — MAYLDGQLAPKEMAAVADHVSRCSGCARRLEALDTERAKITSILEPYRAAVEGAARPAVAAGGGKPFPTGKQGSPVTGGIDNLLTRKGVLWQMKRYQRALATVAVAAVVVGLFSYGPVRSFAAQVLRVFRVNQVQIVHFNPADVQELEKALQTYGKNMDIASFGEIERAENKDFSRLDADTVNIAGQSVSLPEQLGSFSAAGGLRVEPGERLSVKPRVEGINGFLSSLGSRRLMPRELDGKTFTVVIPPVAAKPYRAGSTDFTLFRSVSPEFSVPEGVDVAQVRAALLDIPILPERMKNTLAGIDPFGSTLLIPDFGTAQNGTVKEVLVNGVKGVFMIPGNTGGDVSSSHRVLIWPQGTVWNALEGSFELDQAREIAKCVK; from the coding sequence ATGGCTTATCTTGACGGTCAGCTTGCCCCAAAGGAAATGGCCGCGGTTGCGGACCATGTTTCGCGGTGTTCCGGTTGCGCTCGGAGGCTTGAGGCGTTGGACACCGAACGGGCGAAGATTACTTCGATACTGGAGCCCTACCGAGCCGCGGTTGAGGGCGCTGCGCGTCCCGCGGTTGCGGCGGGCGGCGGGAAACCGTTCCCAACGGGGAAGCAAGGCTCTCCCGTTACGGGCGGGATAGATAACCTTTTAACGAGAAAAGGAGTGTTATGGCAGATGAAACGCTACCAGAGAGCGCTGGCCACAGTGGCCGTAGCGGCGGTGGTCGTGGGGCTGTTCAGTTACGGACCGGTTAGGAGTTTTGCGGCGCAGGTTCTGAGGGTATTCCGGGTAAACCAGGTGCAAATCGTTCACTTTAATCCCGCGGATGTCCAGGAGCTGGAGAAGGCGCTGCAGACCTACGGCAAGAACATGGATATCGCCAGCTTCGGGGAGATCGAGCGGGCGGAGAACAAAGACTTCAGCCGCCTGGATGCCGATACGGTGAACATAGCCGGTCAGTCCGTCAGCCTGCCGGAGCAGTTGGGATCATTCTCCGCGGCGGGCGGTTTAAGGGTCGAGCCGGGAGAAAGGCTGTCGGTAAAACCCAGGGTGGAAGGCATCAACGGCTTCCTGTCCAGCCTGGGGAGCCGTAGGCTGATGCCGCGGGAACTGGACGGGAAGACCTTTACCGTCGTTATTCCGCCGGTGGCGGCGAAACCCTACCGGGCGGGGAGCACCGATTTTACGCTGTTCAGGTCCGTTTCACCGGAATTCAGTGTGCCCGAAGGTGTGGACGTGGCGCAGGTCCGGGCGGCCTTGCTGGACATACCGATTCTACCCGAGCGGATGAAAAACACCCTTGCCGGGATCGATCCTTTCGGGAGCACCCTTCTTATCCCCGACTTCGGGACGGCGCAAAACGGCACTGTGAAGGAGGTCCTTGTCAACGGTGTCAAAGGCGTGTTCATGATACCGGGTAATACCGGAGGGGATGTTTCATCGTCTCACCGGGTGCTTATCTGGCCGCAGGGTACGGTCTGGAACGCCCTGGAGGGGTCTTTTGAACTGGATCAGGCCCGGGAAATAGCGAAATGCGTTAAATAG
- a CDS encoding ABC transporter ATP-binding protein gives MAVLETKRLTKVYPSGGGCFEVSLAVEPGGVFGLLGPNGAGKSTFIKMLVGLLRPTGGEGRLLGLPLRSPAARRRVGYLPENFRYHDWLTARELLRFHGALHGLDSQEIRRRIPEILALVNLQGVENRLVRTFSKGMQQRLGLAVALLPGPRLLFLDEPTSALDPIGRKEIREIILRLRSEGTAVFLNSHLLTEVEQVCHRVAVIKKGRIMAQGSLDELLGGGLEVEMHVGGVTEELLGRLAGIGDVSYREEGEQGDMQKLRMRVTDRERLPLLSETVVACGVKLYHLSPVRNSLEEVFMDLVGGGDHGT, from the coding sequence ATGGCTGTTTTAGAGACAAAGAGACTGACGAAGGTTTATCCTAGCGGCGGGGGCTGTTTCGAAGTATCTCTAGCGGTGGAACCCGGCGGAGTCTTCGGCTTGCTGGGACCCAACGGGGCCGGGAAGAGCACCTTTATTAAAATGTTGGTGGGACTGCTTAGACCCACGGGAGGGGAAGGTCGGCTTCTCGGCCTTCCCCTGCGTTCTCCTGCAGCGCGCCGCCGGGTCGGCTACCTGCCGGAGAATTTCCGGTATCATGACTGGCTTACCGCAAGAGAGCTGCTGCGATTTCACGGCGCCCTGCACGGCCTTGATTCGCAAGAGATTCGCAGGAGGATTCCGGAGATCCTTGCGCTGGTGAACCTGCAGGGTGTCGAAAACCGGTTGGTACGCACCTTCAGCAAGGGCATGCAGCAGCGGCTGGGACTGGCGGTGGCCCTGCTTCCGGGGCCGCGCCTCCTGTTTTTAGACGAGCCCACTTCCGCCCTTGATCCGATAGGCCGGAAGGAAATCCGGGAGATCATACTGCGGCTGCGGAGCGAGGGAACGGCCGTTTTCCTTAACAGCCACCTCCTGACCGAGGTTGAGCAGGTCTGTCACAGGGTGGCGGTGATTAAGAAAGGGAGGATTATGGCGCAGGGAAGCCTCGATGAACTGCTCGGCGGCGGTCTCGAGGTCGAGATGCATGTGGGGGGCGTAACGGAAGAACTGCTCGGAAGGCTGGCCGGGATCGGCGATGTTTCTTACCGGGAAGAGGGTGAACAGGGGGATATGCAAAAACTCCGGATGCGGGTGACCGACAGGGAACGCCTGCCGCTTCTGTCGGAGACCGTGGTTGCCTGCGGCGTAAAACTTTACCACCTCAGCCCGGTACGGAATTCGCTCGAGGAAGTTTTTATGGACCTGGTGGGAGGTGGGGACCATGGGACTTAA
- a CDS encoding ABC transporter permease: MGLKTLVILAGFALREVLRKKVLVAGGILTGAFVLLFGIGLHFIKGQIHGTPFEQLVGVQFFSMGLYVTTFLIVVIAAFAGVSVVSGEIETGTAYGLLANPVSRSRILLGKYLGYALLLGLYDAVVLLAIWGVTVWQLGASVPGVVQVLPLLLLETLVMLALSFLGSVLFSSLANGITVFLLYGVALLGGLVEQVGALAGGFSETTVNVLMNVGIITSLILPVDALYRRSIYLISSETGAVGNILQNLGPFGSLSAPSVWMVVYAAGYILVCMAAATYLFSRKDI; this comes from the coding sequence ATGGGACTTAAGACGTTGGTGATACTGGCCGGGTTTGCCCTGCGGGAGGTTTTACGCAAGAAGGTGCTGGTCGCCGGCGGGATTCTCACGGGGGCCTTTGTGCTTCTATTCGGCATCGGGCTGCACTTTATCAAGGGGCAAATCCACGGGACGCCGTTTGAGCAGTTGGTGGGGGTCCAGTTTTTCAGCATGGGGCTATACGTCACCACTTTTCTGATCGTGGTAATTGCCGCTTTTGCCGGGGTGAGCGTGGTATCCGGGGAGATCGAAACCGGCACGGCGTACGGTCTGCTGGCCAACCCGGTCTCACGGTCCCGGATTCTGCTCGGCAAGTATCTGGGTTACGCCCTCCTGCTGGGTCTTTATGACGCCGTCGTCCTGCTCGCCATCTGGGGGGTGACGGTGTGGCAGTTAGGGGCTTCCGTGCCGGGAGTCGTTCAGGTTCTTCCCCTTCTACTCCTGGAAACGCTCGTGATGCTGGCGCTTTCCTTTCTGGGGAGCGTCCTTTTTTCCAGTCTCGCCAACGGCATCACTGTTTTTCTGCTTTACGGGGTGGCTTTGCTGGGAGGGCTTGTCGAGCAGGTCGGCGCCCTTGCCGGGGGGTTCAGCGAGACCACCGTAAACGTCCTGATGAACGTCGGAATCATCACCAGCCTGATCCTGCCCGTCGACGCCCTGTACCGCCGTTCGATCTATCTCATATCGAGCGAGACCGGCGCCGTGGGCAACATCCTGCAGAACCTCGGCCCCTTCGGGAGCCTGTCGGCGCCCAGCGTCTGGATGGTGGTCTACGCCGCGGGGTATATCCTGGTGTGCATGGCGGCCGCCACGTACCTATTCTCCCGTAAGGACATCTGA
- a CDS encoding MarR family transcriptional regulator: MGRFEKGAAIASLVKDINLLLRQGIKKVFHDTELTIPQLGVVIALRKKGEAKVSEISEELKLKDSTVSGILDRLEAQGFVERTRSREDRRVVYVRLSDKFETLHSDMHAKMNDYMTILLSKAGEEELDKITEGLETLKKILENNINTEGGANEQNN, encoded by the coding sequence ATGGGGAGGTTTGAGAAAGGTGCGGCAATAGCTAGCCTGGTCAAAGATATAAATCTCCTTTTGAGACAGGGGATAAAGAAGGTATTTCATGACACCGAACTGACAATTCCGCAGCTCGGTGTCGTCATCGCGCTAAGGAAAAAGGGAGAGGCGAAGGTAAGCGAAATCAGCGAGGAATTAAAACTCAAGGACAGCACGGTTTCGGGAATACTTGACAGGCTTGAAGCCCAGGGCTTCGTTGAAAGAACAAGGAGCAGGGAAGACAGACGGGTAGTGTACGTAAGGCTTTCCGATAAATTCGAGACGCTGCACAGCGATATGCACGCGAAAATGAACGACTACATGACCATCCTCCTCAGTAAAGCGGGAGAAGAGGAATTAGACAAAATAACGGAGGGGCTTGAGACATTGAAGAAGATTCTTGAAAACAATATCAACACCGAAGGTGGCGCGAATGAGCAGAATAATTGA